The Quercus robur chromosome 3, dhQueRobu3.1, whole genome shotgun sequence DNA segment acattttctttaaaataaccacaaaaaacaaaaagggtaCTAAATGTTCATTTGAGAACAACTTAAGGTTTATTTGAGattcgtttattttgttgaaattgaaagctttttgctgaaagaactatagataaaggtaaaagttaactgaaataatacagtaagacccataaatagtatcaaaaagtgcaatgggacccataaatagcAGTAAAAATAAGtggaatagtaaaataagttaactttttaattttgagccaaacacacacttaaacATTTGATTTGCCTTTTGGACTAAATTGTATTTGTTTGGGCAATTTTTTAGAAGTGTTACATTCGCAACATctttacaacacttttacaacaaatcctaaataagcagtttttactaattctaatttgaacctgcCACAGAAATCACTTTTTTGTTTatcaataacaaccagtaacaacttactacttaagatttatttgtgaaactattgtaaaaatgttgtaaaaattgcATTGTTTGAAATTCTTTGGTTCAACTTTCCACggaccaaaattttggagagatccaattttattttaaatggactcaaatttttatttagggtgTTCAAGTTTTTTCAGGGtggtcaaaatttttttctacGGTGGTCAACAACCcatattaattgaaaattaaaaaattttaaggtattaaaaaaaaaaaaaaaaatcagttcaGGTGGTCATGTGACCACCCTAAGTAACATGTAGAGCCGCCAGTGTACACACACTACACAATGGGATTATAACAAGAATTAGCTAGATAGGGGTAAGACTACACCACCTCATTTCtgtaataaatattacattcaaatcatttttcatgcatatacacacaTGTAGCGTGCAAAGCACAAGACTTAAActttaagtttaaacttaaaCTTGGTAGGGTGAAACTCACTCAAGTTTCATGtcttcttccatgctttcaatgacaaaaattaaattctcatgtgagtctctctctactccaaatttttaaatgtttaataatttagattgttcttaattattgaattgaggtTTCACTTAAACATTAAttcaattattgttttggatagtttttaactattaaattcaagggttttccatttaaatatatgtgattaattaatccttaaagttcaatgtattattgaaaatcattttatatatatttttgggtaCCCCTactgtcacgccccaaacccgatatccggatttgtgaccatgaccggcatgctaatatcaagtttaaacctgatattaacaagaaccaacttaacttttacaaaacttttccaaaagctttcctctttcttttcatttttgtttctttacttaaaagatataacatttcacttgacattcagagcatCTACATTGTACTCCAAAGAATAACATAATTCACCAATTTCAAATTCGGAATTccacataatacatctcttaatactttaaggtatACGCTTTCATTAGATCCTAAAATAAACAATGCTACAAATCTAAACATCATATTGCTAATTTAggatctatacatataaaactaaaccagctccttccaaaactcgactaaggctccctctactccaaaataaaacctgctaactgaaagagtggaaggggtgagctacacagctcagtaaaggtaagatatatgagaattcaataaggatacatgtaaatcaaatcatttcattctatAAATATTCGAAtaggagaacatcttttcatgcatagtatttaatactattcataataataacttatacgCTCTTCATAGAAAACaattgttcttctttttcttattagGTTAACATTACCAAACCTTTCAGATTaaacttctttcatttcctacaaagtcaccatatatatatatatatatatatatattctcattacaaaataattattttaacttaaatcagataatcgGCAACTTTGTATTAAACTAGAAACATCTTGACTAATAAGAGaacttttctttataaacttcttCTCATAGAATACTGTAACTTTCATGGTCATAAAACTTAACGTTTCATAAAAACAGATATCTGATAGCttttaaacataaacttgtacttTTATTAGAAACTTTATCTTTATAGCACAACAGAATTTcagaaacttttatctttaatgaacagcttttttttcctcaaaaacttcttattttcattagagcttttaacttttcacaatgcatttaacaaaatcattctctcatgattaataacataatatagctattcataaataacttattggTTAGCCCATATCTGATAAGTCTGTACTTATTTGGGAGGCTTCTAGCACCACGGTGCATCCAGCATTCCCCACAATGCCAGGTATTCCTGGGATTACATCATAATACATATCTTCCAACCATGGGGGTAGGTTGGCTTCCCCCACAAGTTGGCCGTAACCAACAAGGGGCGGGTACAGCAGAGCCAGTCCCACTTAATGGCCAATCATATAACATTTTCCACGGAAAGCCAGTAATTAACCCCTACTGACAGAGTTCAAATTACCAGAGGACATAACCCGAAAACATTTCGTACTTTACATTATactgaaatttcttattttgcataacatctcataataatagcatttccattcttttcattaaacatcatgttcgtgGAAATTAGTAATGgcatcaatatgcttaaatcatataAATAGGGTTTTGAGAACTCACGAACCTATCTTGTCAGAATAATGATTATATGCCATATCTCTAATCAAaacattttaatgcataatatcctttaaaataatctcatgacttaccaaataCCCATATAACTTATCTCTTACCTGAAAGCAGAGGAACCGAGAGCCTAAAGTCGAAGGAGCTTTGACTTGGATActggtaacacctaaaccaaatatcaaagCTTATTACTATCTATAATTCCTTATCATAAACTTCACATTCATGTCAAAGCCTATCTCTTAGAATCAAGGAAGTCCTAATCCCACCTCAAAGAGTTTCCCACAAACACAAAATGCATTCATCAGACAATATGATGTACTAAATCATAGAGAaaccaattcataaaatttatatatgattctaACATACTAAAGGATGagcatattaaattatagctcaaaacattcACCCTAACTTTGAAATTAAATCCTCAAATTTAGGCATGTCCcttactgttcactgttttaTTCCAGCAGCATATGtctcatttgtaaaatacaaatgggCTGTTCACGCATATCCAATTGTCATGAAAATTTACATAAATACTCCCCTTTATGTCCAGTATATACCATAAAAATTTCGGAGTCAAATCATAAAcccatgatttactaaaaatcacgCAAGACAACATACTCAAATCTGTCCCGACAGAATTTCAtgcaacttataaattaaaccattatttttgtattaatcCAAATGCTGTGAGACCAATTCAATAACAACCATAATTGTCTTAGGTTTCATAGGAATTATCTCTAGCATCCAAATtcactatataaaatttaatacataatttaacaTGCATGAACACAGAATCTGTCACAGTGACAGCTTTGCAACGTTTTATCGTAAATTcacaaacaattatcaaacaATGGTATTTTCATATGGGGATTTTTATACACTCATAAGACATGTTATAAAACACTTACACACAGTCATTTAACCATTTAGAGCAAAAtaagcacaaccaaaaatccCAGCAGCAGCATCAACAATACTCATCCTGACTTTTTCTTACTTCCTTAATCATACaaaatcattaattaataaaaaccctaatctaccttcaacaaatcaccaaaacaaTTTCAAGGCTTCTTAAaacagcatatatatatatatatatatataaatgtagaCGTACATGAAAGGATTTTCCTTTCCTAGTGGCTGGACCAGAAAGTATGAGAGgtagagagcttgagagagttgAAAGAAGCTTCCTTCTTGCTGCTGGACTTTCTGTCTGGTGCAGCCAAGAAAATGACATAAGGGGAAGACTTTTGGGTGGggttttgtctttcttttggtgTGTGAACCGGTGGACTTGAGAGGAAGACTCAAGGGAGCTTCCTAGCACTTTCCTTaagagaaaagagtgtaaagtgaggtgcAAATTTCTGATTTGCATGGATCCTTGGGAAATGGGAGCAAAAGAGTTTCTTGAGTCTTCTTTCTTTGAGAAAGTCAAAGAAGAGATAAAGGTGCAACCAATAAGaacaaagaaggaagaaaacaaagaagtaaAGCAAGAATGACCGAGGGAAATTTCTGGTGCAGCCAAGAAGTCCAGCAAAAATATCTTGGGTGAACTATCTTGGGTGACATACGTACATTGCTAAGGAAAGGGAGGATAACTCATCTTTTCAACTTTCTTGCATTCACACTCACTTTTCtaccaaaataatttcttgcATTCACACTCACACTTTTCTACCAAAATAATATCACTttgcatatacacacacacatatataaatatatatatatatatatatatataatatccttACCTTTATACACTTATATTCATCACATTAAAAGAGCATATATGTTCTATAATATCTCATGCATCATACATAGTTGAAACAccaacaactatatatatatatatatatatttatatatatataatatatatctcaTAACTTAACCACTTAATATAGTTTTGCACATactaagtatatatttataataaaaatagtcatttcaattatttataatctttacaattttcattcaatgacattataaaataatatgcttattaaatactcttctattaatttttgtaagtaagtggtttaaaatattaataatacttaaccacttaaacacatagtttaattaaaaaattgggtCGGGTTGTTACACCTACTATCTTCcgttcaattatatatatatatatatatatatgcattttatgatACCTTAGtctcacacaacatgcattcattatgtaacttaaaagtaaaatattaatttatttttattatttattttaagtaaattaataaaaaaattatttacatatgaattttgattaagttgtgcatcgcacgggcatgATGCTAGTCTTCAACTAAAGTACGTATAAAGTGGGTTGAAGTCCTTATTATGGGATATTTCTCAACATAAAGTATCTTTTGTAATAGGCATGTTAATTTACCAAATGTAACAATTTGATTGATAAGAGTAGCATATGAGAAAGCTggtataatattaaaaatttgaaagagattCAATTTATGGTgtccgctcctaatgatagttctttattatcagaccaagataccaatcagttCTTAGTGTCGGCAGGAAATGACCCTAGATAtcttataaaattatatgataTTCACTTCTCAAGTTTATCAAATAAATACATAACAAGTTGTGATACATTGAACATAAAAAATGGTtaagaaaatttgtatttgtgGCATACGTTAGTTAACTGTCTTGATCTCATTTGTCTAACATTTGGTTTAGGAAAAGGTAATTGGCGAAATAAGAAATCCTTAAAAGTCAAATTCCATGCCAAGTATCTTGTAAttcaattgtcatttttttagtaTTGCAAAGAGATACGTTAATGGTTCAAATTCCACTCCTCAAACTATTGAAtcattagagagaaaaaaaaatttcacaacattggGGTTAAAATCGTAGTGGAGGCCAAGGTCCCCTACTAATATTATAAGCATACAAGTAGTTAGAGAGTGAGTATCACGGGGTTCCCATACTCGACTCAGTtttttgaaattgggttttttgaaaaagtgggggTTTCAAAAAGTGCGttataaaattgggttttttttaaaaattgagtgtttgataaaaactattaaaaagtgttatttaaaaaactgagtgtttggctagtacttataaaagtggcaatTTGAGtggaaaattaccaaaaaagacaaTGTATGTATaagggagtttatttcatacttaaattaACTACTTAATAATACttactcaaaataataataataataacatttattgttaactaaaatttgttataaaaatattgttaactaaaatttgttgtaaaaatactTTAGAGATAACATTactctaatataatttttttttcataagcttacttaaaaaaaataaaaaaaaaagaagaagatttgtTCCTGCCCTTGCCTCACACCACACGAATAACCAACCCAACACCCTTTTTTTTAGATTCAAATCCTTTAGATTTCCTATGGTACTTTACTagtagatttccttaaatcctaaccactctttaatgatttaatggttaagattctgtcatgtcagcattccactaacaatattcttaaaataataaaataatgttgcaaacaaaacaattaagattattgttagtggaatgctAACATGACAGAATTtagaccattaaatcattaaagaatggttaagatttaagGAAATATTTAATGGTCTAGATTCTGTCATGTCAGCATTCTACTAACTataatcttaattgttttgtttgcaacagtattttattattttaagaatattgttagtggaatgctgACATGACAGAATCTtgaccattaaatcattaaagaatggtTAGGATtaacaatattcttaaaataataaaataatgttgcaaacaaaacaattaagattattgttagtgGGATGCTGGCATGACAGAATTtagaccattaaatcattaaagaatggttaagatttaagGAAATATTTAATGGTCTAGATTCTGTCATGTTagcattccactaacaataatcttaattgttttgtttgcaacagtattttattattttaagaatattgttaGTGGAATACTGATATGATAGAATCTTGActattaaatgattaaaaagtTGTTaggatttaagaaaatctaCTAATAGAGTACCCTaggaaatctagaggatctgaattttttttttttctttttattctcagCCACATTTTCTtcaccttttgtcttctttatttCTCCATCTCTATTTTCTTCCACACACACACTTCTTTACATTTTGTCTTCTTTGAAGTTtcaacacctctctctctctctaactctgTGTTTCACATATTGCATGCTTAACCCAGTACCCACACTCCAACTTTGCTATTGTGCTCTAAAACCAAACCCCATTGATCATGGTTTCTCATATTCCCTACTATGTGTGCCTTATCTTTTTCTCAATCTCTCACCTTGTCTCCACCTTAGCAGAATCTGATAACTATATCATTCACATGGATGTATCAGAGAAGCCCAAAGACTTTGGTAGCCACCAAGAGTGGTACTTGTCCACTCTAACCTCTGCATTAGAAACTTCTAAACTCAGCACCACCAATACATTTTCTACCTCCACTTCTAAACTTATCTATAGCTACACTCACGTTATAGATGGTTTTGCTGCAAGTCTATCACTTTCTGAGCTTGAGGCCTTAAAAAGCTCTCCAGGTTTTGTTTCTTCAATCAAGGACTTGCCTGTGAAGGCTGACACAACTCACTCACCTGACTTTCTTGGCCTTAGTGGCAACTCGGGCTTATGGCCAGTGACAGACTATGGCCAAGATGTCATAATTGGAGTGGTGGATACAGGAATTTGGCCAGAAAGTGAAAGTTACAATGACATGGGCATGTCCGAAGTTCCTTCAAGGTGGAAAGGTCAATGTGAATTTGGCACCAAATTCAACACATCTTTTTGCAACAAGAAGCTAATTGGTGCAAGGTTCTTTAACAAAGGTCTAATTGCCAAATACCCCAACGTGACCAATACCATTAAAAATTCCACACGAGACACAGCTGGTCATGGGACCCACACTTCAAGCACGGCTGCTGGGAATTATGTGCAAGGTGTATCATATTCTGGCTATGCCACAGGAACCGCTAGAGGCATAGCTCCAAAAGCCAGAGTGGCCATGTACAAGGCCTTGTGGGATGAGGGTCTTTATTCATCTGATATTATGGCTGCCATTGATCAAGCAATTTTGGATGGTGTAGATGTCATATCCTTATCATTCGGCATAGATGGTGTACCATTGCATACTGACCCAATTGCCATAGCCACATTTGGAGCCTTGAAAAAGGGTGTGTTTGTGTCCACTTCAGCGGGAAATCGAGGGCCTCTTCTTGGGACCTTACACAATGGCATACCATGGGTTTTAACCGTTGCTGCTGGTACCATGGACCGTGACTATAATGGAGTTGTTACTCTTGGCAATGGAGTTCAACTCTTGGGCTCATCTTTGTATATTGGGAAATGGAATTCATCTTCCAATAAAATCCCAATCGTTTTCTTTGATGCTTGTGACAATCTCAAGGCATTGCAGAAAGTTGGGTACAAGATTGTTGTGTGCCAAGATAGGAAAGGCTCATTGTCTAACCAAGTTCAAAATGCTTACCATGCAAAAGTGGTAGCTGCGGTCTTTATAACCAACGTCACTGACTTGGAGTTCTACATCCGAACctcatctccagcaattttcTTGAACATGAAGAATGGAGAAACTGTCAAAGACTACATCAAAACCAGCAAGTCCAACCCAAAAGCAAGCCTTGAGTTCAAAAAGACAACTCTTGGTATCAAACCATCACCAAGAGTTAGTAGCTACAGTTCTAAAGGGCCATCTATAAGCTGCCCATTTGTGCTGAAGCCTGACATAATGGCTCCTGGTTCATTAGTCTTAGCCTCATGGCCACCAAAAATCCCAGTTGCCAAAGAGGGCAGTTCCTTTCTATATAGTAAGTTCAATTTATTGTCTGGTACATCCATGTCTTGCCCACATGCAGCAGGAGTGGCAGCACTATTGAAATCAGCACACCCTGATTGGAGTCCTGCAGCCATTAGATCTGCCATGATGACCACATCGGATGTATTCGACAACACACTCAATCCAATCACAGACCTTGGTGATGATAACCATCCAGCTAGTCCTTTTGGCTTTGGAGCTGGACACATCAATCCCAACAAGGCATTAGACCCTGGTCTAATATACGATGTGAATGCACAAGATTATGTGAATGTTCTATGTGGTCTAAAGTATACCAatcaacaaatccaaatcatcAACAAATCAGCTTCAAATAATTGTTCCAACAAGTCCTTGGACCTTAACTACCCATCTTTCGTTGCATTTTTCAATGCCAAGGGCTCCAATTCTAGTTTTAAAAGTGTACGAGAATTTCATAGAACAGTGACCAATGTTGGAGAGGGACAATCAACCTATGTTGCAAGTGTGACACccattaaagaaattaaagtcAGTGTCACGCCAGAGAAATTGGTgttcaaaaacaagaatgagAAGCAAAGTTTCAAGCTGAGTATTGAAGGTCCACAAAAGCTGAAAGAGGAGTTAGCTTTCGGTTATCTTCGTTGGGTGGATAGTGCAAGTAAACGAGTGGTCTCAAGCCCCATATTGGCCACAAGTTACAGCTCGAAATTTGTGTCATAGTCCAAACTTTAATTGTCTCTCTTTTTGCTTGTGATATTTTAGCTAAATAAAGCTTGATTAATTAGTTTCAAGTTAATCTATTTCTAACCGGTTGGTAATGTGaagccaaagaaaaaaacaaaacccagttGGTGATAAAaacattttagtttatttttattggttatgGTTTTGTGTGGTTGTTAAGTTGTAGCTTGTTACATCACAAAACTATCAATCAAAAGAAGTTTCATACATTTAGCATCTAGCTAATAGTATAATTATACTTAGGGTGTTTACCAATCTGCACAAACCGcacaaaccacaaaaatcacACCTAAACCGCccgcaaaatggcataaccaTACCATACCGCAAGTAACAATGCACCGCATCACACTGCACCGCATGGTACAGTGCAGTTtgcaattttataataaaaaaactgcaCCGCAccttctctatatattaatatatttatttttttaatattaaatatattattaattaatagtttaatacttctaaaaaaattaattaatagtttaataatcctagtttaaaaataaaataaaataaccc contains these protein-coding regions:
- the LOC126719064 gene encoding subtilisin-like protease SBT3 gives rise to the protein MVSHIPYYVCLIFFSISHLVSTLAESDNYIIHMDVSEKPKDFGSHQEWYLSTLTSALETSKLSTTNTFSTSTSKLIYSYTHVIDGFAASLSLSELEALKSSPGFVSSIKDLPVKADTTHSPDFLGLSGNSGLWPVTDYGQDVIIGVVDTGIWPESESYNDMGMSEVPSRWKGQCEFGTKFNTSFCNKKLIGARFFNKGLIAKYPNVTNTIKNSTRDTAGHGTHTSSTAAGNYVQGVSYSGYATGTARGIAPKARVAMYKALWDEGLYSSDIMAAIDQAILDGVDVISLSFGIDGVPLHTDPIAIATFGALKKGVFVSTSAGNRGPLLGTLHNGIPWVLTVAAGTMDRDYNGVVTLGNGVQLLGSSLYIGKWNSSSNKIPIVFFDACDNLKALQKVGYKIVVCQDRKGSLSNQVQNAYHAKVVAAVFITNVTDLEFYIRTSSPAIFLNMKNGETVKDYIKTSKSNPKASLEFKKTTLGIKPSPRVSSYSSKGPSISCPFVLKPDIMAPGSLVLASWPPKIPVAKEGSSFLYSKFNLLSGTSMSCPHAAGVAALLKSAHPDWSPAAIRSAMMTTSDVFDNTLNPITDLGDDNHPASPFGFGAGHINPNKALDPGLIYDVNAQDYVNVLCGLKYTNQQIQIINKSASNNCSNKSLDLNYPSFVAFFNAKGSNSSFKSVREFHRTVTNVGEGQSTYVASVTPIKEIKVSVTPEKLVFKNKNEKQSFKLSIEGPQKLKEELAFGYLRWVDSASKRVVSSPILATSYSSKFVS